A portion of the Paenibacillus marchantiae genome contains these proteins:
- a CDS encoding carbohydrate ABC transporter permease has translation MKAMPNPSVRKTWSALGTYLLLTLISLIMIVPFIWMISTSFKEPQSIFTYPPQWIPDTFRFQNYIDVFRLIPFHRFYFNSVYIAAVVVLGTVFFASLAGYAFAKIPFKGRNVVFLILLSAMMIPHEVTAIPMFLFMRQLGWIDTHLPLILLPIFGAGGVFGIFVMRQFFITVPTELEEAAMIDGCNRFRIYARIMLPIAKPGMATLTIFTFVTIWNEFFDPLIFTNSRELMTLPLGLSLFTDEVGTAWQYLMSATVMATLPLLIVFFLAQRRFIEGVAMTGLKE, from the coding sequence ATGAAGGCGATGCCTAATCCTTCGGTTCGTAAGACATGGAGTGCCCTTGGGACGTATTTGTTGCTGACACTGATCTCGCTGATCATGATTGTTCCATTTATCTGGATGATATCGACGTCATTCAAGGAACCTCAGAGCATATTTACCTATCCACCACAGTGGATACCGGATACCTTCCGATTTCAGAACTACATCGATGTCTTTCGATTGATTCCGTTTCATCGATTTTATTTTAACAGTGTATATATTGCTGCTGTGGTTGTGCTGGGTACGGTGTTCTTTGCATCTCTCGCTGGGTACGCATTTGCCAAAATTCCGTTCAAGGGACGTAATGTGGTATTTCTCATCCTGCTGAGTGCGATGATGATTCCCCATGAGGTGACGGCAATCCCGATGTTTCTGTTCATGCGGCAGCTGGGGTGGATTGATACACATCTTCCGCTGATTTTACTGCCGATCTTTGGGGCGGGCGGTGTGTTTGGCATCTTTGTGATGCGGCAGTTCTTCATTACGGTACCCACCGAGCTGGAGGAAGCGGCGATGATTGACGGCTGCAACCGCTTCCGGATCTATGCTCGTATTATGCTCCCAATTGCCAAGCCCGGTATGGCTACGCTGACGATCTTTACGTTTGTCACAATCTGGAATGAGTTTTTCGATCCGTTGATTTTCACTAACTCGCGAGAACTGATGACGCTGCCGCTTGGGTTATCCCTATTCACGGATGAAGTGGGTACAGCCTGGCAATATCTGATGAGTGCCACCGTCATGGCGACCCTGCCGCTGTTGATTGTCTTTTTCCTGGCACAACGGCGCTTCATTGAGGGAGTTGCCATGACAGGACTGAAAGAGTAG
- a CDS encoding FAD-dependent oxidoreductase encodes MKKEEADVVIVGGGPAGIASAIAAGRQGVRTVLVERYGFVGGMSTAAMVYPWMTFHTESGEQVIRGIAQEIVDRLQARGGSPGHLRDTVGFVHTVTPYHPAIYQVVAAEMLQEAGVRLLLHSFVDEVVMVDDRVEAVRLTNKSGRMELQANVFVDASGDADAAYLAGASVAKGRDGDHQSQPMTMKFRMRGVDLGRVKQYMQEHPEDFYAKTPFSELDSIPLTGVSGFYSQWKKAGVPINRDQVLFFTGPAEDEVLINCTRVQGLDATDAEDLTSAEQEGRKQVLMIAEFLQRDVPGFERASISALAPQIGIRESRRIIGHYALTKDDVVAGKKFDDVIARSGYPIDIHDPSGQGVVAAFIEGDGAYDIPYRSLISRNIRNLLAAGRCISTTHEAHATTRLTPSCMATGQAAGTAAALAVQMKLDPLELPVAVLQKELRRNGAAI; translated from the coding sequence ATGAAAAAGGAAGAAGCGGATGTGGTTATTGTGGGAGGAGGTCCGGCGGGTATAGCATCAGCCATTGCTGCTGGACGACAAGGTGTTCGAACAGTGCTGGTGGAGCGGTACGGGTTCGTTGGTGGAATGTCGACTGCCGCCATGGTCTACCCTTGGATGACCTTCCATACGGAGAGTGGTGAACAGGTGATTCGGGGTATCGCCCAGGAAATCGTTGACCGACTGCAGGCGCGCGGCGGCTCTCCGGGGCATCTTCGTGATACGGTTGGATTTGTGCATACCGTTACGCCCTACCATCCTGCGATCTATCAAGTGGTTGCGGCGGAGATGCTGCAGGAGGCGGGTGTCCGGTTGTTATTGCACAGCTTCGTGGATGAAGTAGTTATGGTGGATGATCGGGTAGAAGCGGTACGCCTGACGAACAAGTCTGGTCGAATGGAGCTCCAAGCGAACGTATTCGTGGATGCCAGCGGTGATGCGGATGCGGCGTATCTTGCGGGCGCTTCTGTTGCAAAGGGGCGAGATGGCGATCACCAGTCACAGCCGATGACCATGAAATTCCGAATGCGTGGTGTGGACCTTGGACGAGTGAAGCAATACATGCAGGAGCACCCGGAGGATTTCTATGCCAAAACCCCTTTCTCCGAACTGGACAGTATTCCGTTAACCGGGGTGAGCGGCTTCTATTCCCAATGGAAAAAAGCAGGTGTACCGATTAATCGTGATCAGGTATTGTTTTTTACCGGACCGGCTGAAGATGAAGTATTGATTAACTGCACCCGGGTGCAGGGGTTGGATGCTACAGATGCAGAGGATCTGACCTCTGCTGAACAGGAAGGCAGGAAACAGGTGCTGATGATCGCTGAGTTTCTGCAGCGTGACGTGCCTGGATTCGAGCGGGCTTCGATCTCAGCGTTAGCACCGCAGATCGGTATCCGTGAATCCAGGCGAATCATCGGACACTATGCATTGACCAAGGACGATGTGGTTGCAGGGAAAAAGTTTGACGATGTAATCGCCAGAAGTGGCTATCCGATTGATATTCATGATCCCTCCGGTCAAGGCGTCGTAGCGGCTTTTATAGAAGGAGACGGAGCATACGATATTCCGTACCGCTCTCTGATTTCTCGCAATATTCGCAATCTGCTGGCGGCAGGACGTTGCATCTCCACCACACATGAGGCCCACGCAACGACAAGGCTGACTCCAAGCTGCATGGCTACGGGGCAGGCGGCGGGAACAGCAGCAGCTTTAGCTGTTCAGATGAAGCTAGATCCGTTGGAGCTGCCGGTAGCGGTGCTGCAAAAGGAACTACGCCGTAACGGAGCAGCGATATGA
- a CDS encoding amino acid ABC transporter permease, translating into MDFSGAYAWPNLRFLLHGFLITLQVAGLSIVFSFVLGTVLGTVRYTRIPVLSQIVAVIVDTIRNLPLLLIIFFIHIVLPQLGIKMSVFWSTVVGLSLFEGAMIAEIVRSGLKSIERGQVEAARSSGLSYMQTLGGIIMPQALRRMSPPMVSQFISLLKDTSLAIIISLPELMHNVQILGGQSFDYVIPALLLAAVLYFVINYTLSIVARRLEARMT; encoded by the coding sequence ATGGACTTTAGCGGGGCCTACGCCTGGCCCAACCTTCGTTTCCTGCTGCACGGATTCCTGATCACCCTGCAAGTGGCAGGGTTATCGATTGTATTCAGCTTTGTCCTCGGTACGGTGCTTGGTACCGTTCGATACACCCGAATTCCGGTCCTGTCACAGATTGTGGCCGTCATCGTGGATACGATCCGCAATCTGCCGCTGCTGCTGATCATTTTCTTCATTCATATCGTACTTCCCCAGCTCGGGATCAAAATGTCCGTCTTCTGGTCTACGGTTGTTGGACTAAGTCTGTTCGAAGGCGCCATGATCGCAGAGATTGTCCGCAGTGGACTCAAATCGATCGAGCGCGGTCAGGTGGAAGCCGCCCGTTCCTCCGGCCTAAGCTATATGCAGACACTTGGCGGCATCATCATGCCTCAAGCTTTGCGGCGCATGTCGCCACCGATGGTAAGCCAGTTCATTTCCTTGCTGAAGGATACTTCACTGGCGATCATCATCTCCCTGCCGGAACTGATGCACAATGTGCAGATCCTCGGGGGTCAAAGCTTCGATTACGTCATCCCTGCCCTGCTGCTCGCAGCCGTATTGTACTTCGTCATCAACTACACGTTGTCCATTGTGGCACGGCGGCTTGAAGCACGAATGACTTGA
- a CDS encoding amino acid ABC transporter permease: MGKLDFSVLIKHSDRFLEGFLNTIQVSIMALIGSFILGAILAIFRISPIKPLNWIGTAFVEFIRNIPLLLVVFFFYLGLPALGISLDGFISGTLGLTIYTAAFIAEAIRAGIQTVPRGQLEAARSSGLSYVQAMNLIILPQAIKIVLPSLGNQFINLVKNSSILAVVAGMDLMYFADLINSDTFLPLSVYTIVALFYLVLTLPLSFLVHYMERRFGQSDADASRAKGKPKKNKPTGQVTM; the protein is encoded by the coding sequence ATGGGCAAATTGGACTTCAGCGTACTGATCAAACATTCGGATCGATTTCTGGAAGGGTTCCTCAACACCATTCAGGTGAGCATCATGGCCTTGATTGGCAGCTTTATTCTGGGTGCAATCTTGGCTATCTTTCGGATATCCCCCATCAAACCGCTCAACTGGATCGGCACGGCTTTTGTGGAGTTTATCCGTAACATCCCGCTGCTGCTTGTCGTGTTCTTCTTCTATCTCGGATTGCCGGCACTCGGCATTTCACTGGATGGATTCATCTCGGGTACACTCGGTCTGACCATCTATACGGCTGCTTTCATTGCCGAAGCGATTCGAGCGGGTATTCAGACGGTCCCTCGCGGGCAGTTAGAGGCTGCGAGATCTTCCGGTCTGTCCTACGTACAGGCCATGAACCTGATCATTTTGCCACAAGCGATCAAGATTGTATTGCCGTCCCTTGGCAACCAGTTTATCAATCTGGTCAAAAACTCATCCATCCTAGCGGTCGTGGCTGGCATGGATCTGATGTATTTTGCCGATCTGATCAACTCGGATACGTTCCTGCCGCTCAGCGTCTACACCATTGTTGCACTGTTCTACCTGGTGTTGACCTTACCGCTCAGCTTCCTGGTTCACTATATGGAGCGCCGTTTCGGACAAAGTGATGCGGATGCCAGCCGTGCCAAAGGAAAACCAAAAAAGAACAAACCAACGGGTCAGGTCACCATGTAA
- a CDS encoding ABC transporter substrate-binding protein gives MKNVLKWPSFMLVLILSLVLSGCSTGEESSNSGGSGGSTEAKGTIEQIKERGKLIAGVKYDTKLFGLKDPASGEVEGFDIDIAKALAKQILGDETKVELKEVTSKTRIPMLQNGDIDLIIATMTITDERKEQVDFSDVYFEAGQSLLVKNDSTITGLESLSGVKVLAVKGSTSAQNIREKAPDAEVLEFDNYQDAFTALKAGKGEALTTDNIILIGMQQTDNNYKLVGGNFTSEPYGIAIRKGDTAFVEEVNSLLKNLKDSGEYDTLHEKWLGSKPE, from the coding sequence ATGAAAAATGTATTAAAGTGGCCGTCGTTTATGCTTGTCTTGATTCTATCCCTTGTCTTGTCCGGTTGTAGCACTGGAGAGGAAAGTAGCAACAGCGGTGGTTCTGGTGGGAGTACCGAAGCCAAAGGCACGATTGAACAGATTAAAGAGCGTGGCAAGCTCATTGCCGGCGTGAAATACGACACCAAATTGTTCGGTTTGAAGGACCCCGCAAGTGGCGAAGTCGAAGGATTCGATATTGATATCGCCAAAGCACTCGCCAAACAGATTCTTGGAGACGAAACGAAGGTAGAACTGAAGGAAGTAACGTCCAAAACGCGCATTCCGATGCTGCAAAACGGCGACATTGATCTCATCATCGCAACGATGACGATTACGGATGAACGCAAGGAACAGGTGGATTTCAGCGATGTCTATTTTGAAGCCGGGCAGTCCCTGCTTGTGAAAAACGACAGCACAATTACAGGTCTCGAAAGTCTCAGCGGTGTGAAGGTACTTGCCGTCAAAGGCTCGACTTCTGCGCAAAACATTCGCGAAAAAGCCCCGGACGCCGAGGTGCTGGAATTCGATAACTATCAGGATGCCTTCACAGCCCTCAAAGCGGGTAAAGGCGAAGCTCTGACGACCGATAACATCATCCTGATCGGCATGCAGCAGACGGATAACAACTACAAGCTGGTTGGTGGCAATTTCACGAGTGAACCTTACGGCATAGCAATTCGTAAAGGCGACACAGCCTTCGTCGAAGAAGTAAACAGCCTGCTCAAAAACCTGAAGGACAGCGGTGAATATGATACGTTGCACGAAAAATGGCTGGGCAGCAAGCCAGAGTAA
- a CDS encoding amino acid ABC transporter ATP-binding protein — MLQKGWGLLIEFRGVQKHFGHFHVLKDIHLHIEEGEVVVIIGPSGSGKSTLLRCINRLETITEGELVVSGVPLHQKKVDINLFRRDIGMVFQHFNLYPHKKVIDNITLAPMKVRKQPKAQAASTAMKYLTRVGIADKADSYPSQLSGGQQQRVAIARGLAMEPKIMLFDEPTSALDPEMIGEVLDVMRSLAHNGMTMVVVTHEMGFAREVADRVIFMDEGRIVEEASAAEFFDNPREERAKQFLSRLIHH, encoded by the coding sequence ATGTTGCAGAAAGGATGGGGTCTCTTGATTGAATTTAGGGGTGTTCAGAAGCATTTTGGCCATTTTCATGTCCTCAAAGATATTCATCTTCACATTGAAGAAGGAGAAGTCGTTGTCATTATCGGCCCTTCCGGCTCAGGCAAAAGTACATTGCTCCGCTGCATCAATCGTCTGGAGACGATTACCGAAGGTGAACTTGTCGTCAGTGGTGTCCCTTTACATCAGAAAAAGGTGGACATCAACCTCTTCCGCCGTGACATCGGCATGGTATTTCAACACTTCAATCTCTACCCTCACAAAAAAGTCATCGATAACATTACCCTTGCACCCATGAAGGTGCGTAAACAGCCCAAAGCACAGGCAGCCTCTACGGCGATGAAGTATTTGACCCGGGTTGGCATTGCCGACAAGGCAGACAGTTATCCTTCCCAGTTGTCCGGTGGACAACAGCAGCGGGTAGCCATTGCAAGAGGTCTTGCCATGGAGCCCAAAATCATGCTTTTTGACGAACCCACTTCTGCACTAGATCCCGAAATGATCGGGGAAGTTCTGGATGTCATGCGGTCTCTTGCACATAACGGGATGACAATGGTCGTTGTTACACATGAGATGGGATTCGCCCGCGAGGTCGCAGACCGAGTCATCTTTATGGATGAAGGCCGAATTGTGGAAGAAGCCTCCGCCGCTGAATTTTTCGACAACCCGAGAGAAGAACGGGCCAAGCAATTTCTGAGTCGTCTGATTCACCACTGA